In Anas platyrhynchos isolate ZD024472 breed Pekin duck chromosome 7, IASCAAS_PekinDuck_T2T, whole genome shotgun sequence, one genomic interval encodes:
- the PKP4 gene encoding plakophilin-4 isoform X5: MPAPEQTPLVEDGLPQTAQETSTVPGMEPETTATTILASVKEQELQFQRLTRELEVERQIVANQLERCRLGAESPSIASTSSTEKSFPWRSPGSVGNSRSSTQMNSYSDSGYQEVSSFHNSQNLNKSENRQQHSLIGTTNNHLVRSSRAEGQTSVQPSANIATNRAMRRVSSVPSRAQSPSYVVSTGVSPSRGSLRTSLGSGYGSPSVAEQRSLTSHAYSSTTLPVQRAASPYAAQRPASPVAVRRIGSMTSRQTANPNGGTSQYQTSARVGSPLALADVQTRVASPSQTQLGSSSPKRSGMTAVPQHLGTTLQRTMHDIEQFGQQYDIYERMVPPRPDSLTGLRSSYASQHSQLGQELRSAISPDLHITPIYEGRTYYSPVYRSPNHGTIELHQGSQSALYRTGSGVGNLQRSSSQRSTLTYQRNNYALNTTATYAEPYRSMQYRLSESSYNRLQHATPADDGTTRSPSIDSIQKDPREFAWRDPELPEVIHMLQHQFPSVQANAAAYLQHLCFGDNKVKTEVCRLGGIKHLVDLLDHRVLEVQKNACGALRNLVYGKSTDENKIAMKNVGGIPALLRLLRKSVDAEIKELVTGVLWNLSSCDAVKMTIIRDALSTLTNTVIVPHSGWNSSSFDDDHKIKFQTSLVLRNTTGCLRNLSSAGEEARKQMRSCEGLVDSLLYVIHTCVNTSDYDSKTVENCVCTLRNLSYRLELEVPQARLLGINELDDLLGKESPSKDSEPSCWGKKKKKKKKTSQEDQWDGVGPIPGFSKSPKGVEMLWHPSVVKPYLTLLAESSNPATLEGSAGSLQNLSAGNWKFAAYIRAAVRKEKGLPILVELLRMDNDRVVSSVATALRNMALDVRNKELIGKYAMRDLVNRLPGGNGPSILSDETVAAICCALHEVTSKNMENAKALADTGGIEKLVNITKGRGDRSSLKVVKAAAQVLNTLWQYRDLRSIYKKDGWNQSHFITPVSTLERERFKSHPSLSTTNQQMSPVIQSVGSTSSSPALLGIREPRSEYDRTQPSMQYYNNQGDVIAHKDIYTGSSKPSPIYISSYSSPAREQNRRLQHQQLYYSQEDTNRKNYDAYRLYLQSPHSYEDPYFDDRVHFPAASDYTTQYGLKSTTNYVDFYSTRRSSYRAEQYPGSPDSWV, encoded by the exons ctctacTGAGAAGTCATTTCCTTGGAGATCACCAG GGTCTGTAGGTAACTCGAGAAGTTCAACACAAATGAATTCTTATTCTGACAGTGGTTACCAGGAAGTAAGCAGTTTCCATAACAGCCAAAACTTGAACAAATCAGAAAACAGACAACAGCATTCCCTTATCGGAACCACTAATAACCATTTGGTGAGAAGCTCACGAGCTGAAGGGCAGACTTCAGTCCAG cCTTCAGCAAATATTGCTACCAACCGAGCCATGAGACGTGTCAGTTCAGTCCCATCCAGAGCACAGTCTCCCTCTTATGTGGTCAGCACAGGTGTTTCCCCTTCAAGGGGGTCGCTGCGAACATCTCTGGGTAGTGGGTATGGTTCTCCATCAGTTGCTGAGCAAAGATCCCTTACTTCTCATGCATATTCATCCACTACTCTGCCAGTACAGCGGGCAGCATCCCCCTATGCTGCACAGAGACCTGCTTCCCCAGTAGCAGTGCGACGGATTGGTTCTATGACATCTAGACAGACGGCAAATCCCAATGGCGGGACTTCTCAATACCAAACATCAGCGAGAGTTGGTTCTCCTCTTGCACTTGCTGATGTACAAACCAGAGTCGCTTCTCCATCACAAACCCAACTGGGATCTTCTTCCCCAAAGCGTTCTGGCATGACTGCAGTTCCACAGCATTTGGGAACAACACTGCAAAGAACGATGCATGACATTGAACAATTTGGACAGCAGTATGATATATATGAGAGAATGGTCCCTCCACGTCCAGATAGCCTTACAG GCCTGAGGAGTTCATATGCTAGTCAACACAGTCAACTAGGACAAGAGTTACGATCAGCTATATCTCCTGATTTGCACATCACCCCTATATATGAAGGCAGAACTTACTACAGTCCTGTGTACCGTAGTCCAAATCATGGAACAATTGAGCTCCACCAGGGATCCCAGTCAGCGTTATATCGGACAGGGTCAG GAGTTGGAAATCTGCAAAGATCATCCAGTCAGCGTAGCACACTCACATACCAAAGAAATAACTATGCTCTGAACACAACAGCTACCTATGCGGAACCCTACAGGTCAATGCAGTATCGACTGTCAGAGTCCAGTTATAACAGGCTGCAGCATGCAACGCCCGCTGATGATGGGACCACACGATCTCCATCCATAGACAGCATTCAGAAAGACCCCAG GGAGTTTGCTTGGCGAGATCCAGAACTGCCTGAAGTCATTCACATGCTTCAACACCAGTTCCCATCGGTTCAGGCGAATGCAGCCGCCTACCTTCAGCACCTGTGCTTCGGAGATAACAAAGTAAAAACAGAG GTATGTAGGCTAGGAGGAATCAAGCACCTGGTTGATCTCTTGGATCACAGAGTCCTGGAAGTTCAGAAGAATGCTTGTGGTGCACTGAGAAATCTTGTTTATGGAAAGTCTactgatgaaaacaaaatagcaaTGAAGAACGTTGGTGGGATACCTGCACTTTTACGACTGCTAAGAAAATCTGTTgatgcagaaataaaagagcTTGTAACAG GGGTTCTCTGGAACTTGTCTTCATGTGATGCAGTAAAGATGACAATCATTAGAGATGCTTTGTCAACACTAACAAACACTGTGATAGTGCCACATTCTGGATGGAACAGTTCTTCATTTGATGATGatcataaaattaaatttcagacTTCCCTAGTTCTACGCAATACTACAGGATGCCTGAG GAATCTAAGTTCTGCAGGTGAAGAAGCCCGGAAACAGATGAGGTCATGCGAAGGGCTGGTTGATTCACTGCTGTATGTGATCCACACATGTGTGAACACATCAGACTATGACAGCAAG ACAGTGGAAAACTGTGTGTGTACCTTGAGAAACCTTTCTTACCGTTTGGAACTGGAGGTGCCTCAGGCACGTCTGCTAGGTATCAATGAATTGGATGACTTGTTAGGAAAAGAATCACCTAGCAAAGATTCAGAGCCAagttgctggggaaaaaaaaagaagaagaaaaaaaaaacttcacagGAGGATCAG TGGGATGGAGTTGGCCCTATACCAGGATTTTCCAAGTCTCCTAAAGGGGTAGAAATGCTGTGGCACCCATCTGTGGTAAAACCATACCTAACACTTCTAGCAGAAAGCTCCAATCCAGCTACTCTCGAGGGCTCTGCAGGATCTCTCCAGAATCTTTCTGCAGGCAATTGGAAG TTTGCAGCATACATTCGAGCCgctgtaagaaaagaaaaaggtctgCCAATCCTTGTGGAACTGCTGAGAATGGATAACGATAGAGTTGTTTCATCTGTGGCAACTGCCTTAAGGAACATGGCATTAGATGTTCGTAATAAGGAACTTATTG GTAAATATGCTATGCGAGATCTGGTGAATCGGCTTCCAGGAGGCAATGGTCCAAGCATATTGTCTGATGAGACTGTGGCAGCTATCTGCTGTGCTTTGCATGAGGTCACTAgtaaaaacatggaaaatgccaaagcccttgctgatacTGGAGGAATAGAAAAGCTGGTGAACATAACAAAAGGAAGAGGTGACAG ATCCTCACTGAAAGTTGTCAAGGCAGCTGCCCAGGTACTGAATACGTTATGGCAATACCGAGATCTCCGTAGCATTTATAAAAAG GATGGATGGAATCAGAGTCATTTTATTACACCAGTATCAACACTAGAGCGAGAGAGATTCAAATCGCATCCTTCTTTATCAACAACAAATCAGCAGATGTCACCTGTCATACAGTCAG ttGGCAGCACATCTTCATCACCGGCTTTATTAGGAATTAGAGAACCCCGCTCTGAATATGATAGAACACAACCTTCTATGCAGTATTATAATAACCAAGGCGATGTCATTGCACATAAAGACATATATACTG GTTCCAGCAAACCTTCACCAATTTACATCAGTTCCTACTCCTCACCAGCAAGAGAACAAAATAGACGGCTACAG CATCAGCAGTTGTATTACAGTCAAGAAGATACCAACAGAAAAAACTATGATGCATACAGGTTATATTTGCAGTCCCCACATAGCTATGAAGACCCATACTTTGATGATCGAGTTCACTTTCCTGCTGCTTCAGATTATACAACACAATATGGACTGAAATCAACCACAAATTATGTAGACTTTTATTCCACCAGACGATCTTCTTATAGAGCAGAACAGTACCCAGGTTCACCTGATTCCTGGGTGTAG
- the PKP4 gene encoding plakophilin-4 isoform X2, whose product MPAPEQTPLVEDGLPQTAQETSTVPGMEPETTATTILASVKEQELQFQRLTRELEVERQIVANQLERCRLGAESPSIASTSSTEKSFPWRSPDPPATSVNKPPVSESVHTNAYHVTTEPVQGNLYSPEQTSLHERSVGNSRSSTQMNSYSDSGYQEVSSFHNSQNLNKSENRQQHSLIGTTNNHLVRSSRAEGQTSVQPSANIATNRAMRRVSSVPSRAQSPSYVVSTGVSPSRGSLRTSLGSGYGSPSVAEQRSLTSHAYSSTTLPVQRAASPYAAQRPASPVAVRRIGSMTSRQTANPNGGTSQYQTSARVGSPLALADVQTRVASPSQTQLGSSSPKRSGMTAVPQHLGTTLQRTMHDIEQFGQQYDIYERMVPPRPDSLTGLRSSYASQHSQLGQELRSAISPDLHITPIYEGRTYYSPVYRSPNHGTIELHQGSQSALYRTGSGVGNLQRSSSQRSTLTYQRNNYALNTTATYAEPYRSMQYRLSESSYNRLQHATPADDGTTRSPSIDSIQKDPREFAWRDPELPEVIHMLQHQFPSVQANAAAYLQHLCFGDNKVKTEVCRLGGIKHLVDLLDHRVLEVQKNACGALRNLVYGKSTDENKIAMKNVGGIPALLRLLRKSVDAEIKELVTGVLWNLSSCDAVKMTIIRDALSTLTNTVIVPHSGWNSSSFDDDHKIKFQTSLVLRNTTGCLRNLSSAGEEARKQMRSCEGLVDSLLYVIHTCVNTSDYDSKTVENCVCTLRNLSYRLELEVPQARLLGINELDDLLGKESPSKDSEPSCWGKKKKKKKKTSQEDQWDGVGPIPGFSKSPKGVEMLWHPSVVKPYLTLLAESSNPATLEGSAGSLQNLSAGNWKFAAYIRAAVRKEKGLPILVELLRMDNDRVVSSVATALRNMALDVRNKELIGKYAMRDLVNRLPGGNGPSILSDETVAAICCALHEVTSKNMENAKALADTGGIEKLVNITKGRGDRSSLKVVKAAAQVLNTLWQYRDLRSIYKKDGWNQSHFITPVSTLERERFKSHPSLSTTNQQMSPVIQSVGSTSSSPALLGIREPRSEYDRTQPSMQYYNNQGDVIAHKDIYTGSSKPSPIYISSYSSPAREQNRRLQHQQLYYSQEDTNRKNYDAYRLYLQSPHSYEDPYFDDRVHFPAASDYTTQYGLKSTTNYVDFYSTRRSSYRAEQYPGSPDSWV is encoded by the exons ctctacTGAGAAGTCATTTCCTTGGAGATCACCAG ATCCTCCGGCCACCAGTGTAAACAAACCCCCAGTGTCAGAGAGCGTTCATACCAATGCCTATCACGTTACGACAGAGCCAGTACAAGGGAACCTTTACTCACCGGAACAGACATCTCTCCATGAAA GGTCTGTAGGTAACTCGAGAAGTTCAACACAAATGAATTCTTATTCTGACAGTGGTTACCAGGAAGTAAGCAGTTTCCATAACAGCCAAAACTTGAACAAATCAGAAAACAGACAACAGCATTCCCTTATCGGAACCACTAATAACCATTTGGTGAGAAGCTCACGAGCTGAAGGGCAGACTTCAGTCCAG cCTTCAGCAAATATTGCTACCAACCGAGCCATGAGACGTGTCAGTTCAGTCCCATCCAGAGCACAGTCTCCCTCTTATGTGGTCAGCACAGGTGTTTCCCCTTCAAGGGGGTCGCTGCGAACATCTCTGGGTAGTGGGTATGGTTCTCCATCAGTTGCTGAGCAAAGATCCCTTACTTCTCATGCATATTCATCCACTACTCTGCCAGTACAGCGGGCAGCATCCCCCTATGCTGCACAGAGACCTGCTTCCCCAGTAGCAGTGCGACGGATTGGTTCTATGACATCTAGACAGACGGCAAATCCCAATGGCGGGACTTCTCAATACCAAACATCAGCGAGAGTTGGTTCTCCTCTTGCACTTGCTGATGTACAAACCAGAGTCGCTTCTCCATCACAAACCCAACTGGGATCTTCTTCCCCAAAGCGTTCTGGCATGACTGCAGTTCCACAGCATTTGGGAACAACACTGCAAAGAACGATGCATGACATTGAACAATTTGGACAGCAGTATGATATATATGAGAGAATGGTCCCTCCACGTCCAGATAGCCTTACAG GCCTGAGGAGTTCATATGCTAGTCAACACAGTCAACTAGGACAAGAGTTACGATCAGCTATATCTCCTGATTTGCACATCACCCCTATATATGAAGGCAGAACTTACTACAGTCCTGTGTACCGTAGTCCAAATCATGGAACAATTGAGCTCCACCAGGGATCCCAGTCAGCGTTATATCGGACAGGGTCAG GAGTTGGAAATCTGCAAAGATCATCCAGTCAGCGTAGCACACTCACATACCAAAGAAATAACTATGCTCTGAACACAACAGCTACCTATGCGGAACCCTACAGGTCAATGCAGTATCGACTGTCAGAGTCCAGTTATAACAGGCTGCAGCATGCAACGCCCGCTGATGATGGGACCACACGATCTCCATCCATAGACAGCATTCAGAAAGACCCCAG GGAGTTTGCTTGGCGAGATCCAGAACTGCCTGAAGTCATTCACATGCTTCAACACCAGTTCCCATCGGTTCAGGCGAATGCAGCCGCCTACCTTCAGCACCTGTGCTTCGGAGATAACAAAGTAAAAACAGAG GTATGTAGGCTAGGAGGAATCAAGCACCTGGTTGATCTCTTGGATCACAGAGTCCTGGAAGTTCAGAAGAATGCTTGTGGTGCACTGAGAAATCTTGTTTATGGAAAGTCTactgatgaaaacaaaatagcaaTGAAGAACGTTGGTGGGATACCTGCACTTTTACGACTGCTAAGAAAATCTGTTgatgcagaaataaaagagcTTGTAACAG GGGTTCTCTGGAACTTGTCTTCATGTGATGCAGTAAAGATGACAATCATTAGAGATGCTTTGTCAACACTAACAAACACTGTGATAGTGCCACATTCTGGATGGAACAGTTCTTCATTTGATGATGatcataaaattaaatttcagacTTCCCTAGTTCTACGCAATACTACAGGATGCCTGAG GAATCTAAGTTCTGCAGGTGAAGAAGCCCGGAAACAGATGAGGTCATGCGAAGGGCTGGTTGATTCACTGCTGTATGTGATCCACACATGTGTGAACACATCAGACTATGACAGCAAG ACAGTGGAAAACTGTGTGTGTACCTTGAGAAACCTTTCTTACCGTTTGGAACTGGAGGTGCCTCAGGCACGTCTGCTAGGTATCAATGAATTGGATGACTTGTTAGGAAAAGAATCACCTAGCAAAGATTCAGAGCCAagttgctggggaaaaaaaaagaagaagaaaaaaaaaacttcacagGAGGATCAG TGGGATGGAGTTGGCCCTATACCAGGATTTTCCAAGTCTCCTAAAGGGGTAGAAATGCTGTGGCACCCATCTGTGGTAAAACCATACCTAACACTTCTAGCAGAAAGCTCCAATCCAGCTACTCTCGAGGGCTCTGCAGGATCTCTCCAGAATCTTTCTGCAGGCAATTGGAAG TTTGCAGCATACATTCGAGCCgctgtaagaaaagaaaaaggtctgCCAATCCTTGTGGAACTGCTGAGAATGGATAACGATAGAGTTGTTTCATCTGTGGCAACTGCCTTAAGGAACATGGCATTAGATGTTCGTAATAAGGAACTTATTG GTAAATATGCTATGCGAGATCTGGTGAATCGGCTTCCAGGAGGCAATGGTCCAAGCATATTGTCTGATGAGACTGTGGCAGCTATCTGCTGTGCTTTGCATGAGGTCACTAgtaaaaacatggaaaatgccaaagcccttgctgatacTGGAGGAATAGAAAAGCTGGTGAACATAACAAAAGGAAGAGGTGACAG ATCCTCACTGAAAGTTGTCAAGGCAGCTGCCCAGGTACTGAATACGTTATGGCAATACCGAGATCTCCGTAGCATTTATAAAAAG GATGGATGGAATCAGAGTCATTTTATTACACCAGTATCAACACTAGAGCGAGAGAGATTCAAATCGCATCCTTCTTTATCAACAACAAATCAGCAGATGTCACCTGTCATACAGTCAG ttGGCAGCACATCTTCATCACCGGCTTTATTAGGAATTAGAGAACCCCGCTCTGAATATGATAGAACACAACCTTCTATGCAGTATTATAATAACCAAGGCGATGTCATTGCACATAAAGACATATATACTG GTTCCAGCAAACCTTCACCAATTTACATCAGTTCCTACTCCTCACCAGCAAGAGAACAAAATAGACGGCTACAG CATCAGCAGTTGTATTACAGTCAAGAAGATACCAACAGAAAAAACTATGATGCATACAGGTTATATTTGCAGTCCCCACATAGCTATGAAGACCCATACTTTGATGATCGAGTTCACTTTCCTGCTGCTTCAGATTATACAACACAATATGGACTGAAATCAACCACAAATTATGTAGACTTTTATTCCACCAGACGATCTTCTTATAGAGCAGAACAGTACCCAGGTTCACCTGATTCCTGGGTGTAG
- the PKP4 gene encoding plakophilin-4 isoform X3: protein MPAPEQTPLVEDGLPQTAQETSTVPGMEPETTATTILASVKEQELQFQRLTRELEVERQIVANQLERCRLGAESPSIASTSSTEKSFPWRSPDPPATSVNKPPVSESVHTNAYHVTTEPVQGNLYSPEQTSLHERSVGNSRSSTQMNSYSDSGYQEVSSFHNSQNLNKSENRQQHSLIGTTNNHLVRSSRAEGQTSVQPSANIATNRAMRRVSSVPSRAQSPSYVVSTGVSPSRGSLRTSLGSGYGSPSVAEQRSLTSHAYSSTTLPVQRAASPYAAQRPASPVAVRRIGSMTSRQTANPNGGTSQYQTSARVGSPLALADVQTRVASPSQTQLGSSSPKRSGMTAVPQHLGTTLQRTMHDIEQFGQQYDIYERMVPPRPDSLTGLRSSYASQHSQLGQELRSAISPDLHITPIYEGRTYYSPVYRSPNHGTIELHQGSQSALYRTGSGVGNLQRSSSQRSTLTYQRNNYALNTTATYAEPYRSMQYRLSESSYNRLQHATPADDGTTRSPSIDSIQKDPRQFAWRDPELPEVIHMLQHQFPSVQANAAAYLQHLCFGDNKVKTEVCRLGGIKHLVDLLDHRVLEVQKNACGALRNLVYGKSTDENKIAMKNVGGIPALLRLLRKSVDAEIKELVTGVLWNLSSCDAVKMTIIRDALSTLTNTVIVPHSGWNSSSFDDDHKIKFQTSLVLRNTTGCLRNLSSAGEEARKQMRSCEGLVDSLLYVIHTCVNTSDYDSKTVENCVCTLRNLSYRLELEVPQARLLGINELDDLLGKESPSKDSEPSCWGKKKKKKKKTSQEDQWDGVGPIPGFSKSPKGVEMLWHPSVVKPYLTLLAESSNPATLEGSAGSLQNLSAGNWKFAAYIRAAVRKEKGLPILVELLRMDNDRVVSSVATALRNMALDVRNKELIGKYAMRDLVNRLPGGNGPSILSDETVAAICCALHEVTSKNMENAKALADTGGIEKLVNITKGRGDRSSLKVVKAAAQVLNTLWQYRDLRSIYKKDGWNQSHFITPVSTLERERFKSHPSLSTTNQQMSPVIQSVGSTSSSPALLGIREPRSEYDRTQPSMQYYNNQGDVIAHKDIYTGSSKPSPIYISSYSSPAREQNRRLQHQQLYYSQEDTNRKNYDAYRLYLQSPHSYEDPYFDDRVHFPAASDYTTQYGLKSTTNYVDFYSTRRSSYRAEQYPGSPDSWV, encoded by the exons ctctacTGAGAAGTCATTTCCTTGGAGATCACCAG ATCCTCCGGCCACCAGTGTAAACAAACCCCCAGTGTCAGAGAGCGTTCATACCAATGCCTATCACGTTACGACAGAGCCAGTACAAGGGAACCTTTACTCACCGGAACAGACATCTCTCCATGAAA GGTCTGTAGGTAACTCGAGAAGTTCAACACAAATGAATTCTTATTCTGACAGTGGTTACCAGGAAGTAAGCAGTTTCCATAACAGCCAAAACTTGAACAAATCAGAAAACAGACAACAGCATTCCCTTATCGGAACCACTAATAACCATTTGGTGAGAAGCTCACGAGCTGAAGGGCAGACTTCAGTCCAG cCTTCAGCAAATATTGCTACCAACCGAGCCATGAGACGTGTCAGTTCAGTCCCATCCAGAGCACAGTCTCCCTCTTATGTGGTCAGCACAGGTGTTTCCCCTTCAAGGGGGTCGCTGCGAACATCTCTGGGTAGTGGGTATGGTTCTCCATCAGTTGCTGAGCAAAGATCCCTTACTTCTCATGCATATTCATCCACTACTCTGCCAGTACAGCGGGCAGCATCCCCCTATGCTGCACAGAGACCTGCTTCCCCAGTAGCAGTGCGACGGATTGGTTCTATGACATCTAGACAGACGGCAAATCCCAATGGCGGGACTTCTCAATACCAAACATCAGCGAGAGTTGGTTCTCCTCTTGCACTTGCTGATGTACAAACCAGAGTCGCTTCTCCATCACAAACCCAACTGGGATCTTCTTCCCCAAAGCGTTCTGGCATGACTGCAGTTCCACAGCATTTGGGAACAACACTGCAAAGAACGATGCATGACATTGAACAATTTGGACAGCAGTATGATATATATGAGAGAATGGTCCCTCCACGTCCAGATAGCCTTACAG GCCTGAGGAGTTCATATGCTAGTCAACACAGTCAACTAGGACAAGAGTTACGATCAGCTATATCTCCTGATTTGCACATCACCCCTATATATGAAGGCAGAACTTACTACAGTCCTGTGTACCGTAGTCCAAATCATGGAACAATTGAGCTCCACCAGGGATCCCAGTCAGCGTTATATCGGACAGGGTCAG GAGTTGGAAATCTGCAAAGATCATCCAGTCAGCGTAGCACACTCACATACCAAAGAAATAACTATGCTCTGAACACAACAGCTACCTATGCGGAACCCTACAGGTCAATGCAGTATCGACTGTCAGAGTCCAGTTATAACAGGCTGCAGCATGCAACGCCCGCTGATGATGGGACCACACGATCTCCATCCATAGACAGCATTCAGAAAGACCCCAGGCAA TTTGCTTGGCGAGATCCAGAACTGCCTGAAGTCATTCACATGCTTCAACACCAGTTCCCATCGGTTCAGGCGAATGCAGCCGCCTACCTTCAGCACCTGTGCTTCGGAGATAACAAAGTAAAAACAGAG GTATGTAGGCTAGGAGGAATCAAGCACCTGGTTGATCTCTTGGATCACAGAGTCCTGGAAGTTCAGAAGAATGCTTGTGGTGCACTGAGAAATCTTGTTTATGGAAAGTCTactgatgaaaacaaaatagcaaTGAAGAACGTTGGTGGGATACCTGCACTTTTACGACTGCTAAGAAAATCTGTTgatgcagaaataaaagagcTTGTAACAG GGGTTCTCTGGAACTTGTCTTCATGTGATGCAGTAAAGATGACAATCATTAGAGATGCTTTGTCAACACTAACAAACACTGTGATAGTGCCACATTCTGGATGGAACAGTTCTTCATTTGATGATGatcataaaattaaatttcagacTTCCCTAGTTCTACGCAATACTACAGGATGCCTGAG GAATCTAAGTTCTGCAGGTGAAGAAGCCCGGAAACAGATGAGGTCATGCGAAGGGCTGGTTGATTCACTGCTGTATGTGATCCACACATGTGTGAACACATCAGACTATGACAGCAAG ACAGTGGAAAACTGTGTGTGTACCTTGAGAAACCTTTCTTACCGTTTGGAACTGGAGGTGCCTCAGGCACGTCTGCTAGGTATCAATGAATTGGATGACTTGTTAGGAAAAGAATCACCTAGCAAAGATTCAGAGCCAagttgctggggaaaaaaaaagaagaagaaaaaaaaaacttcacagGAGGATCAG TGGGATGGAGTTGGCCCTATACCAGGATTTTCCAAGTCTCCTAAAGGGGTAGAAATGCTGTGGCACCCATCTGTGGTAAAACCATACCTAACACTTCTAGCAGAAAGCTCCAATCCAGCTACTCTCGAGGGCTCTGCAGGATCTCTCCAGAATCTTTCTGCAGGCAATTGGAAG TTTGCAGCATACATTCGAGCCgctgtaagaaaagaaaaaggtctgCCAATCCTTGTGGAACTGCTGAGAATGGATAACGATAGAGTTGTTTCATCTGTGGCAACTGCCTTAAGGAACATGGCATTAGATGTTCGTAATAAGGAACTTATTG GTAAATATGCTATGCGAGATCTGGTGAATCGGCTTCCAGGAGGCAATGGTCCAAGCATATTGTCTGATGAGACTGTGGCAGCTATCTGCTGTGCTTTGCATGAGGTCACTAgtaaaaacatggaaaatgccaaagcccttgctgatacTGGAGGAATAGAAAAGCTGGTGAACATAACAAAAGGAAGAGGTGACAG ATCCTCACTGAAAGTTGTCAAGGCAGCTGCCCAGGTACTGAATACGTTATGGCAATACCGAGATCTCCGTAGCATTTATAAAAAG GATGGATGGAATCAGAGTCATTTTATTACACCAGTATCAACACTAGAGCGAGAGAGATTCAAATCGCATCCTTCTTTATCAACAACAAATCAGCAGATGTCACCTGTCATACAGTCAG ttGGCAGCACATCTTCATCACCGGCTTTATTAGGAATTAGAGAACCCCGCTCTGAATATGATAGAACACAACCTTCTATGCAGTATTATAATAACCAAGGCGATGTCATTGCACATAAAGACATATATACTG GTTCCAGCAAACCTTCACCAATTTACATCAGTTCCTACTCCTCACCAGCAAGAGAACAAAATAGACGGCTACAG CATCAGCAGTTGTATTACAGTCAAGAAGATACCAACAGAAAAAACTATGATGCATACAGGTTATATTTGCAGTCCCCACATAGCTATGAAGACCCATACTTTGATGATCGAGTTCACTTTCCTGCTGCTTCAGATTATACAACACAATATGGACTGAAATCAACCACAAATTATGTAGACTTTTATTCCACCAGACGATCTTCTTATAGAGCAGAACAGTACCCAGGTTCACCTGATTCCTGGGTGTAG